TATCAATGATGTGATTGAAACCGTACCTCATGAATTTATCATTTGCGGGATGGGATACAAAGCCTCTGCAAATAGTCAGCAAGTATGGTTAATAAAATTACAATTAAATGTTTCTGAAGATCAGATACTTAATATTGAACAAAAACATTATGGTAAAAGTGGCAAAAAAGATGGAGCGAATAAAATTATTAAAAATCAAGATGGAACCTATATTGTAGTTGGTTTTACTGAAGGATACGGCACCCAACAGGGTGGAAGTGATGCATGGCTTTTAAAATTAAATGCTCAGCTGGATACCATGTGGACCAAAACTTACGATATGGGATTTGAAGAAAGTGCTAGAAGTATTATCCCTCTTAACGATGACACTTATTTGCTACTCATCACCAGTACAACGGGTTTAATTAACAATTTTCCCATTCCACCTTATTATTGCTCATTTTCTACTGTTCTTCACATCGACGAAAATGGTAACATCCTAAAATCTCTGACCTTTGACAGCGATACGATCAATTTTCTTTCTCATGGCGTAAATACCCCAGATGGTGGCGTCATTCTTATTGGTGGAACCGGAATGAAAGACAACAGTTATTCTGGCGGTGGGAGAAATTTGTATCTTGTTAAGCTTAATTCAGATCTCGATACCATGTGGACAAAAATTTATGGCAAGTATGGTAAATACGATGCTGGTTTTGATGTAATGAATTGGCATGATGGAGGTTTTCTTGCTCTGGGTTATACACAATCGTTTTATACTGACAGTGTTGACAATTGGTGGTTGTTACGCTTAGATTCGAACGGAGATACACTTTTTTC
This portion of the Bacteroidales bacterium genome encodes:
- a CDS encoding T9SS type A sorting domain-containing protein; this translates as MENFKSFIILILIIVVLSHAKTQIIWKKTYGKNDKTEIASKIIETSSHRFIVVGSTCDTALLSYLWGWDGYIMCINSVGDTLWTKVIGSSANDFINDVIETVPHEFIICGMGYKASANSQQVWLIKLQLNVSEDQILNIEQKHYGKSGKKDGANKIIKNQDGTYIVVGFTEGYGTQQGGSDAWLLKLNAQLDTMWTKTYDMGFEESARSIIPLNDDTYLLLITSTTGLINNFPIPPYYCSFSTVLHIDENGNILKSLTFDSDTINFLSHGVNTPDGGVILIGGTGMKDNSYSGGGRNLYLVKLNSDLDTMWTKIYGKYGKYDAGFDVMNWHDGGFLALGYTQSFYTDSVDNWWLLRLDSNGDTLFSNVLIHRKKNDDPCNIILSSDGKLIIAGWIDANSNAFESSSIGNSSICLMAIDSAYVMSSPSLKRQFFVFPNPFHEFTHISLPYELNNATLFIYDLTGKLILKKPYTGNPILQLNSVKPGTYILNIQTPLIVLSTLIEVF